The segment TTCATTGTGAACGCAGCTTTATATCTTACAGTACAACTAAATGAGGTTTTTACACACCCATCAGCCAACTGAAGACAAGAAGATCCTTGCATATTTTCATTCCAGGCGGTTTTCGACCTCTTTTAAATCTTCCTTGATTTCCCCGACGGTGATTTCGGCCGGTTCTACGTGTATCAACACCTCTTCTGCCTCCTGATAAATCGCCTCAACCCTCTCCCGTACCACAGCGGATATCTCATGCCCCAGATCAACTCTTATATCGCGAGGTACGGTGAGCTTCACATCCAGATATAGCTCGGGGCCGTGATAGAGGCCTTTAATCTCCATGACCTCGACCACCCCCTCAACTTCAGCTATGGTCTCCTCTATAGCGGCGAGTTTTTCCGGGGCAGGCCCCCGGCCCAGAAGCTGCACCATGGCCCGGCACAGCAGCTGCAAGGCCACACGCAGTATCAAAAGCGAGACCACCAGTCCGGCGATCGGATCCAGAAGCGGAAACCCCAGCCTGGCTCCTATAATACCGATACCGGCCGCCAGCGAGGAGGCCACATCGCTGCGATGATGCCAGGCATCAGCCTCAAGAGCTGCATTTTGAGTCCGGCGGGCGATTCTGATCACGTAGCGATATAAGAACTCTTTGACCAGAATCGAGATACCCACGCCGGCCAGCGCGATATTGGTCGGAAAGGTAAGACGGCTCTCAATCACGCGCAGTATCATATTCCGGCCCAGCAGCAGGGCTATGATCAGAAGAAAGATACCGATACCGGTGGCCGCCAGCGGCTCTGCCTGCCGGTGACCATAATGATGATTCTCATCGGGGGGCTGCTGAGATATATAGAGGGAGATGAGCACTCCCAGCGTCGTCGTGATATCTGAAAGCGAGTGAAAACCATCGGCCACCAGAGCCGCGCTGGCCGCGATGATGCCCAGCGTTATTTTGACCGCTGCCAGCAGTATGTTGCCGGCCAGCGTGACCATGATAACCTTTTTGCTCTCGCTGCTGCGGGCAGCCTTATTCATAAACAATTCTCCTCAGTTTGATGAAATATGAAAAAAGAAGGGAATCAGCCTCTCTGCCCATAATATATAGGATGAAGGAGTGAATTAAATCATGAGCCTTTATCCGCTGATTTTAAAACCTATTTACATAGAAAAGATCTGGGGAAGCCGTAAACTGGCCGCAACCTGCGGACGCCAGCTTCCCTCGGACAGCACGGGCGAAAGCTGGGAGGTCAGCGAACACGAAAAAGCCGATACTCGTGTCGAAACAGGTCCGCTGGCCGGGATGAGCCTCTCCCGCCTGCGAAAAAAATTCGGCCAGAAACTTTTAGGCAGAGCCTCTCCCTCACAATCGGGCCGCTTTCCGCTGATCTTCAAACTTTTAACTCCCGGCGAAAAACTCTCCGTCCAGGTCCATCCGGGCCCGGAGACAGCCGCCAAAATTCCGCAGGCGGAGGCCAAATTTGAAATGTGGTACGTCCTGCAGGCTCGGCCGGAAGCGGAAATAATTTATGGATTAAAAGATCGGCAGCTCAAAAGCTCTGAGGTAACGGCTGCCGCCGCGGAAGGCGAGCTGGAAGATATTCTTTATCATAAACCGATCGAAGCCGGCCAGGTTATTTTCCTGCCGCCAGGCATGATCCATTCCATAAAGGCAGGGGCCGTCATAGCCGAAATCCAGCAAAACTCAGATACTACCTACCGCCTTTACGACTGGGAGCGCACCCGGCAGGGCGAAAAACGCCCTCTACACCTAAAAAAAGCGCGCCAGGTCCTAAAGCCGGATCTGGATCCGGAAGTAGAATATCACCATCCGCTCTGGGAAGAG is part of the Halarsenatibacter silvermanii genome and harbors:
- a CDS encoding type I phosphomannose isomerase catalytic subunit, yielding MSLYPLILKPIYIEKIWGSRKLAATCGRQLPSDSTGESWEVSEHEKADTRVETGPLAGMSLSRLRKKFGQKLLGRASPSQSGRFPLIFKLLTPGEKLSVQVHPGPETAAKIPQAEAKFEMWYVLQARPEAEIIYGLKDRQLKSSEVTAAAAEGELEDILYHKPIEAGQVIFLPPGMIHSIKAGAVIAEIQQNSDTTYRLYDWERTRQGEKRPLHLKKARQVLKPDLDPEVEYHHPLWEERGGPRRLLAVCPHFTALRLNPAGENNLYRLSPARQESFQILFAEKEQLVIRWRQTKYRLPAGRTCLLPACLEEIKVESKGGGALLFQRGLSRRELSDFATSRGLTAEDLLAVPGTGFYSSIMV
- a CDS encoding cation diffusion facilitator family transporter, with protein sequence MNKAARSSESKKVIMVTLAGNILLAAVKITLGIIAASAALVADGFHSLSDITTTLGVLISLYISQQPPDENHHYGHRQAEPLAATGIGIFLLIIALLLGRNMILRVIESRLTFPTNIALAGVGISILVKEFLYRYVIRIARRTQNAALEADAWHHRSDVASSLAAGIGIIGARLGFPLLDPIAGLVVSLLILRVALQLLCRAMVQLLGRGPAPEKLAAIEETIAEVEGVVEVMEIKGLYHGPELYLDVKLTVPRDIRVDLGHEISAVVRERVEAIYQEAEEVLIHVEPAEITVGEIKEDLKEVENRLE